In Rissa tridactyla isolate bRisTri1 chromosome 8, bRisTri1.patW.cur.20221130, whole genome shotgun sequence, one genomic interval encodes:
- the SBK1 gene encoding serine/threonine-protein kinase SBK1 isoform X2, producing the protein MSAGSIEQEPSRKLACCGVPLITEDMQSLAIRTLSGTDISKHYDLIRELGKGTYGKVDLVSHKSTGTKMALKFVNKSKTKLKNFLREFSITNTLSSSPFIIKVFDVVFETEDCYVFAQEYAPGGDLFDIIPPQVGLPEELVKRCVQQLGLALDYMHSKSLVHRDIKPENVLLFDRDCRRVKLADFGMTRKVGCRVKRISGTIPYTAPEVCQAGRAEGFAVDTSIDVWAFGVLIFCVLTGNFPWEAAAASDAFFEEFVRWQKGRLGGLPSQWRRFTDSALRMFQRLLALDPEKRCPVKEVFYFIKCDLMAEVRRRPSYRSRKHAGDKLPAGPHRHEAAGSCTPAPLKRTVLTEGSGPRGPEPSAAPPGAASRTDGRQDKGKGQMVLATAIEICV; encoded by the exons ATGAGCGCGGGTTCGATTGAGCAAGAGCCGTCGCGCAAGCTGGCCTGCTGCGGGGTGCCCCTCATCACGGAGGACATGCAGTCCCTGGCCATCCGCACCCTCTCGGGCACCGACATCAGCAAGCACTACGACCTCATCCGCGAGCTCGGCAAGGGCACCTACGGCAAGGTGGACCTGGTGTCCCACAAAAGCACAG GCACCAAGATGGCCCTGAAGTTCGTCAACAAGAGCAAGACGAAGCTGAAGAACTTCCTGCGGGAGTTCAGCATCACCAACAcgctctcctccagccccttcaTCATCAAGGTCTTCGACGTGGTCTTCGAGACTGAGGACTGCTACGTCTTTGCTCAGGAGTATGCCCCCGGCGGGGACCTCTTCGACATCATCCCGCCACAG GTGGGGCTCCCCGAGGAGCTGGTGAAGCGCTGCGTGCAGCAGCTGGGCCTGGCCCTCGACTACATGCACAGCAAGAGCCTGGTGCACCGGGACATCAAACCGGAGAACGTCCTGCTCTTCGACCGCGACTGCCGCCGCGTCAAACTGGCCGACTTCGGCATGACCCGCAAGGTGGGCTGCCGGGTCAAGCGCATCAGCGGCACCATCCCCTACACGGCACCCGAGGTCTGCCAAGCCGGCCGGGCGGAGGGTTTCGCCGTGGACACCAGCATCGATGTCTGGGCTTTCGGGGTGCTCATCTTCTGCGTCCTCACCGGTAACTTCCCctgggaggcggcggcggcttctGACGCCTTCTTCGAGGAGTTTGTGCGGTGGCAGAAGGGGCGGCTGGGGGGGTTGCCCTCACAGTGGCGGCGCTTCACGGACAGTGCCCTGCGCATGTTCCAGCGCCTGCTGGCCCTCGACCCGGAGAAACGCTGTCCCGTCAAGGAGGTTTTCTACTTCATCAAATGCGACCTGATGGCCGAGGTGCGGCGCCGACCCTCCTACCGCTCCCGCAAGCACGCCGGGGACAAGCTCCCGGCCGGTCCCCATCGTCATGAGGCGGCCGGCTCCTGCACCCCGGCCCCGCTCAAGAGGACCGTCCTGACCGAAGGGagcggcccccgcggccccgagCCGAGCGCGGCCCCCCCGGGGGCAGCCAGCAGGACAGACGGACGGCAGGATAAAGGCAAAGGGCAGATGGTCCTGGCCACAGCAATAGAGATCTGCGTCTGA
- the SBK1 gene encoding serine/threonine-protein kinase SBK1 isoform X1, translating to MDSFCFVCFQKEELQPLHLHSAAMSAGSIEQEPSRKLACCGVPLITEDMQSLAIRTLSGTDISKHYDLIRELGKGTYGKVDLVSHKSTGTKMALKFVNKSKTKLKNFLREFSITNTLSSSPFIIKVFDVVFETEDCYVFAQEYAPGGDLFDIIPPQVGLPEELVKRCVQQLGLALDYMHSKSLVHRDIKPENVLLFDRDCRRVKLADFGMTRKVGCRVKRISGTIPYTAPEVCQAGRAEGFAVDTSIDVWAFGVLIFCVLTGNFPWEAAAASDAFFEEFVRWQKGRLGGLPSQWRRFTDSALRMFQRLLALDPEKRCPVKEVFYFIKCDLMAEVRRRPSYRSRKHAGDKLPAGPHRHEAAGSCTPAPLKRTVLTEGSGPRGPEPSAAPPGAASRTDGRQDKGKGQMVLATAIEICV from the exons ATGGATTCCTTTTGCTTCGTCTGTTTCCAGAAagaggagctgcagcccctgcacCTGCACAG CGCAGCCATGAGCGCGGGTTCGATTGAGCAAGAGCCGTCGCGCAAGCTGGCCTGCTGCGGGGTGCCCCTCATCACGGAGGACATGCAGTCCCTGGCCATCCGCACCCTCTCGGGCACCGACATCAGCAAGCACTACGACCTCATCCGCGAGCTCGGCAAGGGCACCTACGGCAAGGTGGACCTGGTGTCCCACAAAAGCACAG GCACCAAGATGGCCCTGAAGTTCGTCAACAAGAGCAAGACGAAGCTGAAGAACTTCCTGCGGGAGTTCAGCATCACCAACAcgctctcctccagccccttcaTCATCAAGGTCTTCGACGTGGTCTTCGAGACTGAGGACTGCTACGTCTTTGCTCAGGAGTATGCCCCCGGCGGGGACCTCTTCGACATCATCCCGCCACAG GTGGGGCTCCCCGAGGAGCTGGTGAAGCGCTGCGTGCAGCAGCTGGGCCTGGCCCTCGACTACATGCACAGCAAGAGCCTGGTGCACCGGGACATCAAACCGGAGAACGTCCTGCTCTTCGACCGCGACTGCCGCCGCGTCAAACTGGCCGACTTCGGCATGACCCGCAAGGTGGGCTGCCGGGTCAAGCGCATCAGCGGCACCATCCCCTACACGGCACCCGAGGTCTGCCAAGCCGGCCGGGCGGAGGGTTTCGCCGTGGACACCAGCATCGATGTCTGGGCTTTCGGGGTGCTCATCTTCTGCGTCCTCACCGGTAACTTCCCctgggaggcggcggcggcttctGACGCCTTCTTCGAGGAGTTTGTGCGGTGGCAGAAGGGGCGGCTGGGGGGGTTGCCCTCACAGTGGCGGCGCTTCACGGACAGTGCCCTGCGCATGTTCCAGCGCCTGCTGGCCCTCGACCCGGAGAAACGCTGTCCCGTCAAGGAGGTTTTCTACTTCATCAAATGCGACCTGATGGCCGAGGTGCGGCGCCGACCCTCCTACCGCTCCCGCAAGCACGCCGGGGACAAGCTCCCGGCCGGTCCCCATCGTCATGAGGCGGCCGGCTCCTGCACCCCGGCCCCGCTCAAGAGGACCGTCCTGACCGAAGGGagcggcccccgcggccccgagCCGAGCGCGGCCCCCCCGGGGGCAGCCAGCAGGACAGACGGACGGCAGGATAAAGGCAAAGGGCAGATGGTCCTGGCCACAGCAATAGAGATCTGCGTCTGA